Proteins found in one Arachis stenosperma cultivar V10309 chromosome 8, arast.V10309.gnm1.PFL2, whole genome shotgun sequence genomic segment:
- the LOC130943500 gene encoding probable inactive leucine-rich repeat receptor-like protein kinase At3g03770 isoform X2 — protein MGSFQDLVLVLLCSVWCVFHAVNCNAQLQSSQTLVLLQLKKHLEYPKPLDIWKDRWTNLCSSTQQVNVSCNENFVTELLIIGDKTQSKFREEHEGFDGYAIQDQTLSQGFSMDSFVATLARLTNLRVLKLVSLGIWGPLPDRIHRLYDLQHLDLSSNFLYGSIPPKISTMVNLQTLNLGDNFFNGTIPTLFFNSSSNLSYLSLKNNKLKGHFPNSILGINTLNEIDISNNNISGGLQDFNALSNLEHLDLSWNSLDSTLPPMPKGLKNLFLSRNSFSGEIPKQYGKLSMLQMLDVSFNSLTGTVPAEIFNLPNISLLNISSNMLSGTIKNNLRCSIQLRFVDISNNKLMGGLPDCLIRTGPENDGVVKSDGNCLSGKNFQHQHALSYCKEEVPQLKKESHKVGALFVVGVIVGILVMVMVFVLCIVIVCKRYYSKGVSEQHLLHKSVQDSYSASLSSEIVTNARYVSEAAKFGREDLPFCRSYSLEELKEATNNFDNPNFMGENLYGKLYRGKLESGIQVVIRCLPLSKKYTIRNFKLRLDLLAKLRHPHLVSLLGHCIDGVIGDQSDTNVFLVYEFVSNGSFQTYLSDSGGKVYNWSERLSVLISIAKAIHFLHTGMIPGFFKNRLKTNNILINEHWMAKLSDYGLSIISEETDACGVNGESPDSMQMKRLEDDVYSFGFIILEALVGPSLSAKREALMLHERGSFNSQDWWKQIVDPIVMSTCSKESLSIVISISNKCISPESWSRPSIEDVLWNLQYASQVQATADGV, from the exons ATGGGGTCCTTCCAAGACTTGGTTCTTGTGCTGTTATGTTCAGTTTGGTGTGTCTTTCATGCTGTTAATTGCAATGCTCAGTTACAATCTTCTCAAACACTTGTGCTTCTTCAACTGAAAAAGCACTTAGAATATCCAAAGCCATTGGATATTTGGAAAGATCGTTGGACAAATCTTTGTTCTTCAACACAACAAGTGAATGTTTCATGCAATGAGAACTTTGTCACTGAACTCCTGATTATTGGTGACAAGACACAGAGCAAATTTAGAGAAGAACATGAAGGATTTGATGGTTATGCAATTCAAGATCAAACACTTTCACAAGGGTTTTCAATGGATTCTTTTGTTgctactttggcaaggttaaCTAACCTTAGAGTTCTGAAGCTTGTTTCTTTGGGAATTTGGGGTCCATTACCTGATAGGATTCATAGGCTTTATGATCTTCAACACTTGgatttgagttccaattttcTCTATGGATCAATCCCTCCAAAGATTTCAACAATGGTGAATCTCCAAACTCTTAATTTGGGTGATAACTTCTTCAATGGTACTATTCCAACCTTGTTCTTCAACTCATCAAGTAATTTATCATATCTTAGTTTGAAGAACAACAAGTTGAAGGGTCACTTTCCAAATTCAATTCTTGGCATCAACACCCTCAATGAGATTGATATTTCAAACAACAATATTTCTGGTGGATTGCAAGATTTCAATGCTTTGAGCAACTTGGAACACTTGGATTTGAGTTGGAACAGCTTGGATTCAACACTTCCTCCAATGCCAAAAGGATTGAAGAATCTTTTCCTAAGCAGGAACTCATTCTCAGGTGAAATTCCAAAGCAATATGGTAAACTAAGTATGCTTCAAATGCTTGATGTTTCATTCAATTCGCTCACAGGAACTGTTCCTGCTGAAATTTTCAACTTGCCAAACATAAGTCTCTTgaacatttcatcaaacatgttGAGTGGAACAATAAAGAACAACCTAAGATGTAGCATTCAGCTTCGATTCGTCGACATTTCGAATAACAAGCTAATGGGGGGCTTGCCTGATTGTTTAATCCGAACCGGACCCGAAAATGATGGAGTTGTTAAGAGTGATGGAAATTGTTTGTCTGGGAAGAAttttcagcatcaacatgcattgTCATATTGCAAAGAAGAAGTTCCTCAATTGAAGAAGGAATCACATAAAGTTGGAGCATTATTTGTTGTTGGTGTCATTGTTGGAATTCTTGTTATGGTTATGGTTTTTGTTCTGTGCATTGTTATAGTTTGTAAAAGGTATTATTCAAAAGGGGTATCAGAACAGCACCTATTGCATAAATCAGTTCAAGATAGCTACTCAGCAAGTTTGTCATCTGAAATTGTGACAAATGCAA GGTATGTTTCTGAAGCTGCAAAGTTTGGCAGAGAAGACCTTCCCTTTTGTAGGTCATATTCCTTGGAAGAGTTGAAGGAAGCAACAAATAACTTTGACAACCCTAATTTTATGGGTGAAAATTTATATGGGAAG CTTTACAGAGGAAAACTAGAGAGTGGAATACAAGTTGTGATAAGGTGTTTGCCTTTGtcaaaaaaatacacaattaGGAACTTCAAACTAAGGTTGGATTTGCTTGCAAAGCTTCGTCACCCTCATTTAGTGTCTCTCTTGGGACATTGCATTGATGGTGTTATTGGAGATCAAAGTGACACAAATGTCTTCCTTGTTTATGAATTTGTCTCAAATGGGAGCTTTCAGACCTATCTCTCAG ATAGTGGTGGGAAGGTTTACAATTGGTCAGAGAGATTATCAGTGCTAATTAGTATTGCCAAGGCTATTCACTTCTTACACACTGGAATGATACCTGGCTTCTTTAAGAACAGACTTAAGACCAATAATATATTGATTAATGAGCACTGGATGGCAAAGTTGAGTGACTATGGATTGTCCATTATATCTGAAGAAACTGATGCTTGTGGG gTAAATGGAGAAAGTCCTGATTCAAT GCAAATGAAAAGGTTAGAGGATGATGTCTATAGCTTTGGATTCATAATACTTGAGGCACTTGTTGGACCTTCATTATCTGCTAAAAGAGAAGCACTTATGCTCCATGAAAGG GGATCATTCAATAGTCAAGATTGGTGGAAACAGATTGTGGATCCAATAGTGATGTCAACTTGTTCTAAAGAATCTCTATCCATTGTGATATCTATATCCAACAAATGCATTTCTCCTGAGTCATGGAGCAGACCATCCATTGAAGATGTCCTTTGGAACTTGCAATATGCTTCTCAAGTTCAGGCAACTGCTGATGGGGTTTAG
- the LOC130943500 gene encoding probable inactive leucine-rich repeat receptor-like protein kinase At3g03770 isoform X1 — translation MGSFQDLVLVLLCSVWCVFHAVNCNAQLQSSQTLVLLQLKKHLEYPKPLDIWKDRWTNLCSSTQQVNVSCNENFVTELLIIGDKTQSKFREEHEGFDGYAIQDQTLSQGFSMDSFVATLARLTNLRVLKLVSLGIWGPLPDRIHRLYDLQHLDLSSNFLYGSIPPKISTMVNLQTLNLGDNFFNGTIPTLFFNSSSNLSYLSLKNNKLKGHFPNSILGINTLNEIDISNNNISGGLQDFNALSNLEHLDLSWNSLDSTLPPMPKGLKNLFLSRNSFSGEIPKQYGKLSMLQMLDVSFNSLTGTVPAEIFNLPNISLLNISSNMLSGTIKNNLRCSIQLRFVDISNNKLMGGLPDCLIRTGPENDGVVKSDGNCLSGKNFQHQHALSYCKEEVPQLKKESHKVGALFVVGVIVGILVMVMVFVLCIVIVCKRYYSKGVSEQHLLHKSVQDSYSASLSSEIVTNARYVSEAAKFGREDLPFCRSYSLEELKEATNNFDNPNFMGENLYGKLYRGKLESGIQVVIRCLPLSKKYTIRNFKLRLDLLAKLRHPHLVSLLGHCIDGVIGDQSDTNVFLVYEFVSNGSFQTYLSEDSGGKVYNWSERLSVLISIAKAIHFLHTGMIPGFFKNRLKTNNILINEHWMAKLSDYGLSIISEETDACGVNGESPDSMQMKRLEDDVYSFGFIILEALVGPSLSAKREALMLHERGSFNSQDWWKQIVDPIVMSTCSKESLSIVISISNKCISPESWSRPSIEDVLWNLQYASQVQATADGV, via the exons ATGGGGTCCTTCCAAGACTTGGTTCTTGTGCTGTTATGTTCAGTTTGGTGTGTCTTTCATGCTGTTAATTGCAATGCTCAGTTACAATCTTCTCAAACACTTGTGCTTCTTCAACTGAAAAAGCACTTAGAATATCCAAAGCCATTGGATATTTGGAAAGATCGTTGGACAAATCTTTGTTCTTCAACACAACAAGTGAATGTTTCATGCAATGAGAACTTTGTCACTGAACTCCTGATTATTGGTGACAAGACACAGAGCAAATTTAGAGAAGAACATGAAGGATTTGATGGTTATGCAATTCAAGATCAAACACTTTCACAAGGGTTTTCAATGGATTCTTTTGTTgctactttggcaaggttaaCTAACCTTAGAGTTCTGAAGCTTGTTTCTTTGGGAATTTGGGGTCCATTACCTGATAGGATTCATAGGCTTTATGATCTTCAACACTTGgatttgagttccaattttcTCTATGGATCAATCCCTCCAAAGATTTCAACAATGGTGAATCTCCAAACTCTTAATTTGGGTGATAACTTCTTCAATGGTACTATTCCAACCTTGTTCTTCAACTCATCAAGTAATTTATCATATCTTAGTTTGAAGAACAACAAGTTGAAGGGTCACTTTCCAAATTCAATTCTTGGCATCAACACCCTCAATGAGATTGATATTTCAAACAACAATATTTCTGGTGGATTGCAAGATTTCAATGCTTTGAGCAACTTGGAACACTTGGATTTGAGTTGGAACAGCTTGGATTCAACACTTCCTCCAATGCCAAAAGGATTGAAGAATCTTTTCCTAAGCAGGAACTCATTCTCAGGTGAAATTCCAAAGCAATATGGTAAACTAAGTATGCTTCAAATGCTTGATGTTTCATTCAATTCGCTCACAGGAACTGTTCCTGCTGAAATTTTCAACTTGCCAAACATAAGTCTCTTgaacatttcatcaaacatgttGAGTGGAACAATAAAGAACAACCTAAGATGTAGCATTCAGCTTCGATTCGTCGACATTTCGAATAACAAGCTAATGGGGGGCTTGCCTGATTGTTTAATCCGAACCGGACCCGAAAATGATGGAGTTGTTAAGAGTGATGGAAATTGTTTGTCTGGGAAGAAttttcagcatcaacatgcattgTCATATTGCAAAGAAGAAGTTCCTCAATTGAAGAAGGAATCACATAAAGTTGGAGCATTATTTGTTGTTGGTGTCATTGTTGGAATTCTTGTTATGGTTATGGTTTTTGTTCTGTGCATTGTTATAGTTTGTAAAAGGTATTATTCAAAAGGGGTATCAGAACAGCACCTATTGCATAAATCAGTTCAAGATAGCTACTCAGCAAGTTTGTCATCTGAAATTGTGACAAATGCAA GGTATGTTTCTGAAGCTGCAAAGTTTGGCAGAGAAGACCTTCCCTTTTGTAGGTCATATTCCTTGGAAGAGTTGAAGGAAGCAACAAATAACTTTGACAACCCTAATTTTATGGGTGAAAATTTATATGGGAAG CTTTACAGAGGAAAACTAGAGAGTGGAATACAAGTTGTGATAAGGTGTTTGCCTTTGtcaaaaaaatacacaattaGGAACTTCAAACTAAGGTTGGATTTGCTTGCAAAGCTTCGTCACCCTCATTTAGTGTCTCTCTTGGGACATTGCATTGATGGTGTTATTGGAGATCAAAGTGACACAAATGTCTTCCTTGTTTATGAATTTGTCTCAAATGGGAGCTTTCAGACCTATCTCTCAG AAGATAGTGGTGGGAAGGTTTACAATTGGTCAGAGAGATTATCAGTGCTAATTAGTATTGCCAAGGCTATTCACTTCTTACACACTGGAATGATACCTGGCTTCTTTAAGAACAGACTTAAGACCAATAATATATTGATTAATGAGCACTGGATGGCAAAGTTGAGTGACTATGGATTGTCCATTATATCTGAAGAAACTGATGCTTGTGGG gTAAATGGAGAAAGTCCTGATTCAAT GCAAATGAAAAGGTTAGAGGATGATGTCTATAGCTTTGGATTCATAATACTTGAGGCACTTGTTGGACCTTCATTATCTGCTAAAAGAGAAGCACTTATGCTCCATGAAAGG GGATCATTCAATAGTCAAGATTGGTGGAAACAGATTGTGGATCCAATAGTGATGTCAACTTGTTCTAAAGAATCTCTATCCATTGTGATATCTATATCCAACAAATGCATTTCTCCTGAGTCATGGAGCAGACCATCCATTGAAGATGTCCTTTGGAACTTGCAATATGCTTCTCAAGTTCAGGCAACTGCTGATGGGGTTTAG
- the LOC130943500 gene encoding probable inactive leucine-rich repeat receptor-like protein kinase At3g03770 isoform X3, producing the protein MGSFQDLVLVLLCSVWCVFHAVNCNAQLQSSQTLVLLQLKKHLEYPKPLDIWKDRWTNLCSSTQQVNVSCNENFVTELLIIGDKTQSKFREEHEGFDGYAIQDQTLSQGFSMDSFVATLARLTNLRVLKLVSLGIWGPLPDRIHRLYDLQHLDLSSNFLYGSIPPKISTMVNLQTLNLGDNFFNGTIPTLFFNSSSNLSYLSLKNNKLKGHFPNSILGINTLNEIDISNNNISGGLQDFNALSNLEHLDLSWNSLDSTLPPMPKGLKNLFLSRNSFSGTVPAEIFNLPNISLLNISSNMLSGTIKNNLRCSIQLRFVDISNNKLMGGLPDCLIRTGPENDGVVKSDGNCLSGKNFQHQHALSYCKEEVPQLKKESHKVGALFVVGVIVGILVMVMVFVLCIVIVCKRYYSKGVSEQHLLHKSVQDSYSASLSSEIVTNARYVSEAAKFGREDLPFCRSYSLEELKEATNNFDNPNFMGENLYGKLYRGKLESGIQVVIRCLPLSKKYTIRNFKLRLDLLAKLRHPHLVSLLGHCIDGVIGDQSDTNVFLVYEFVSNGSFQTYLSEDSGGKVYNWSERLSVLISIAKAIHFLHTGMIPGFFKNRLKTNNILINEHWMAKLSDYGLSIISEETDACGVNGESPDSMQMKRLEDDVYSFGFIILEALVGPSLSAKREALMLHERGSFNSQDWWKQIVDPIVMSTCSKESLSIVISISNKCISPESWSRPSIEDVLWNLQYASQVQATADGV; encoded by the exons ATGGGGTCCTTCCAAGACTTGGTTCTTGTGCTGTTATGTTCAGTTTGGTGTGTCTTTCATGCTGTTAATTGCAATGCTCAGTTACAATCTTCTCAAACACTTGTGCTTCTTCAACTGAAAAAGCACTTAGAATATCCAAAGCCATTGGATATTTGGAAAGATCGTTGGACAAATCTTTGTTCTTCAACACAACAAGTGAATGTTTCATGCAATGAGAACTTTGTCACTGAACTCCTGATTATTGGTGACAAGACACAGAGCAAATTTAGAGAAGAACATGAAGGATTTGATGGTTATGCAATTCAAGATCAAACACTTTCACAAGGGTTTTCAATGGATTCTTTTGTTgctactttggcaaggttaaCTAACCTTAGAGTTCTGAAGCTTGTTTCTTTGGGAATTTGGGGTCCATTACCTGATAGGATTCATAGGCTTTATGATCTTCAACACTTGgatttgagttccaattttcTCTATGGATCAATCCCTCCAAAGATTTCAACAATGGTGAATCTCCAAACTCTTAATTTGGGTGATAACTTCTTCAATGGTACTATTCCAACCTTGTTCTTCAACTCATCAAGTAATTTATCATATCTTAGTTTGAAGAACAACAAGTTGAAGGGTCACTTTCCAAATTCAATTCTTGGCATCAACACCCTCAATGAGATTGATATTTCAAACAACAATATTTCTGGTGGATTGCAAGATTTCAATGCTTTGAGCAACTTGGAACACTTGGATTTGAGTTGGAACAGCTTGGATTCAACACTTCCTCCAATGCCAAAAGGATTGAAGAATCTTTTCCTAAGCAGGAACTCATTCTCAG GAACTGTTCCTGCTGAAATTTTCAACTTGCCAAACATAAGTCTCTTgaacatttcatcaaacatgttGAGTGGAACAATAAAGAACAACCTAAGATGTAGCATTCAGCTTCGATTCGTCGACATTTCGAATAACAAGCTAATGGGGGGCTTGCCTGATTGTTTAATCCGAACCGGACCCGAAAATGATGGAGTTGTTAAGAGTGATGGAAATTGTTTGTCTGGGAAGAAttttcagcatcaacatgcattgTCATATTGCAAAGAAGAAGTTCCTCAATTGAAGAAGGAATCACATAAAGTTGGAGCATTATTTGTTGTTGGTGTCATTGTTGGAATTCTTGTTATGGTTATGGTTTTTGTTCTGTGCATTGTTATAGTTTGTAAAAGGTATTATTCAAAAGGGGTATCAGAACAGCACCTATTGCATAAATCAGTTCAAGATAGCTACTCAGCAAGTTTGTCATCTGAAATTGTGACAAATGCAA GGTATGTTTCTGAAGCTGCAAAGTTTGGCAGAGAAGACCTTCCCTTTTGTAGGTCATATTCCTTGGAAGAGTTGAAGGAAGCAACAAATAACTTTGACAACCCTAATTTTATGGGTGAAAATTTATATGGGAAG CTTTACAGAGGAAAACTAGAGAGTGGAATACAAGTTGTGATAAGGTGTTTGCCTTTGtcaaaaaaatacacaattaGGAACTTCAAACTAAGGTTGGATTTGCTTGCAAAGCTTCGTCACCCTCATTTAGTGTCTCTCTTGGGACATTGCATTGATGGTGTTATTGGAGATCAAAGTGACACAAATGTCTTCCTTGTTTATGAATTTGTCTCAAATGGGAGCTTTCAGACCTATCTCTCAG AAGATAGTGGTGGGAAGGTTTACAATTGGTCAGAGAGATTATCAGTGCTAATTAGTATTGCCAAGGCTATTCACTTCTTACACACTGGAATGATACCTGGCTTCTTTAAGAACAGACTTAAGACCAATAATATATTGATTAATGAGCACTGGATGGCAAAGTTGAGTGACTATGGATTGTCCATTATATCTGAAGAAACTGATGCTTGTGGG gTAAATGGAGAAAGTCCTGATTCAAT GCAAATGAAAAGGTTAGAGGATGATGTCTATAGCTTTGGATTCATAATACTTGAGGCACTTGTTGGACCTTCATTATCTGCTAAAAGAGAAGCACTTATGCTCCATGAAAGG GGATCATTCAATAGTCAAGATTGGTGGAAACAGATTGTGGATCCAATAGTGATGTCAACTTGTTCTAAAGAATCTCTATCCATTGTGATATCTATATCCAACAAATGCATTTCTCCTGAGTCATGGAGCAGACCATCCATTGAAGATGTCCTTTGGAACTTGCAATATGCTTCTCAAGTTCAGGCAACTGCTGATGGGGTTTAG
- the LOC130944691 gene encoding protein translation factor SUI1 homolog 2 has product MVDLEIQVPTPFDPFAEAKESDAPGAKEYVHIRIQQRNGKKSLTTVQGLKKEFSYEKILKDLKKEFCCNGNVVQDKELGKIIQLQGDQRKNVSQFLVQVGLVRKDQIKIHGF; this is encoded by the coding sequence ATGGTTGATTTGGAAATCCAGGTCCCAACCCCCTTCGACCCTTTCGCCGAGGCCAAAGAATCGGATGCCCCCGGGGCCAAGGAGTATGTCCATATCCGCATCCAGCAAAGGAATGGGAAGAAGAGCCTGACCACAGTGCAAGGGCTGAAGAAGGAGTTCAGCTACGAGAAAATCCTCAAAGACCTTAAGAAAGAGTTCTGCTGCAACGGCAATGTCGTTCAGGACAAAGAGCTTGGCAAAATAATACAGCTTCAAGGGGATCAGCGCAAGAACGTATCTCAGTTTCTGGTTCAGGTTGGTCTGGTGAGGAAGGACCAAATCAAGATTCATGGTTTTTGA
- the LOC130945031 gene encoding adenylate kinase 4 has protein sequence MAASGAAPNLEDVPSVDLMSELLRRMKCASKPDKRLILIGPPGSGKGTQSPIIKDEYCLCHLATGDMLRAAVAAKTPLGVKAKEAMDKGELVSDDLVVGIIDEAMKKPSCQKGFILDGFPRTVVQAQKLDEMLEKRGGKVDKVLNFAIDDAILEERITGRWIHPSSGRTYHTKYAPPKTPGVDDITGEPLIQRKDDTAAVLKSRLEAFHKQTEPVIDYYAKKGMVANLRAEKPPKEVTAEVEKVLSS, from the exons ATGGCGGCAAGTGGTGCAGCTCCCAATTTGGAAGATGTGCCCTCcgtggatctcatgtcggagcTCCTCCGCCGCATGAAGTGTGCTTCCAAGCCCGACAAGCGCCTCATTCTCATCG GTCCACCTGGGTCAGGAAAGGGCACACAGTCACCAATTATAAAGGATGAGTACTGCTTGTGCCACTTGGCTACAGGTGATATGCTAAGGGCAGCAGTGGCAGCTAAAACTCCACTGGGTGTCAAGGCAAAAGAAGCTATGGATAAG GGAGAGCTTGTATCTGATGACTTGGTTGTTGGCATTATAGACGAAGCAATGAAGAAACCATCTTGTCAAAAAGGTTTCATTCTTGATGGTTTTCCAAGGACTGTAGTTCAAGCACAAAAG CTTGATGAGATGCTAGAAAAGCGGGGAGGCAAAGTAGATAAAGTGCTCAATTTTGCCATTGATGATGCAATCTTAGAGGAGCGAATTACCGGTAGATGGATACACCCATCCAGTGGCAGAACATACCATACAAAATATGCTCCTCCTAAAACTCCTGGAGTTGATGAT attacTGGCGAACCTCTTATTCAACGCAAGGATGATACTGCAGCTGTTCTTAAATCAAGATTGGAAGCATTCCATAAACAAACCGAACCA GTTATTGATTACTATGCAAAGAAGGGCATGGTTGCTAATCTTCGTGCCGAGAAGCCTCCAAAAGAGGTGACAGCTGAAGTTGAGAAGGTGCTTTCTTCTTAG